Below is a window of Caldichromatium japonicum DNA.
GGCTCGCCGACTCCTCGCCTACTCGGATCATCTGCAGTGCAAGCTCCGGTAATGCCTGACGCTTGGCAAGGGGCCCCGCCAGCCCCCGCCCGTGCTTGAGGTCATCGCTCGTCTCGGTGAGCAGCCCAAAAAGCTTCTGATTGCCTACGACCTCCTTGGCCAGATTCAGGGCATTGAGCAAGGGCAGGCCGTTTTTGAGCAAGACCGACAGGGTATGACACAGGCGCGCCGTCTCCATCTTCCAGACGAGATCCCCGAACAATGGGAGCTCCAGGACCCAGTGATCGAGCCTACGCCTGACCTCTGGGGTTTGCAGCCAACGCTCGAGCAGGATGGCGATCAGGGCGAGCGCACAGAGCATCGCCCACCAATAATTGCGAAACAGGTCACCCGCAGCGACTACGATCCGCGTCGGCAAGGGAAGCGCCGCGCCCATGTCCTGAAATAACACAGTGAACTGGGGGACTACGAACACTAAAAGCAGGATCACCGAGAGGCCAGCGACGATCAATAGGATCGAGGGATAGACCAGGGCCGAGATCACTGTCTGGCGTAGCTCGGCCAGGCGCTCGAGATAATCGGCCAGACGATCAAGGACCTGCTCTAAGGCCCCGCTCGCCTCACCTGCGCGCACCATATTGATGTACAGCGGGGGAAACTGACGGTCCTGGGATTCCAGGGCGCTAGAAAAGGAGGCCCCCCCGCGTACCCGGGTCTGAAGGTCGGTGAGGACCCGCGCCAGATGCTCCTGGCTGGTCAGATCGATCAGGATCTGCAACGATCGATCCAGGGTCATCCCCGCCTCGAGCAGGGTTGCAAGCTCGCGGGTGATGAGGCCGATCTCCTTTTGGCTCAAATGCCGCCGCGGGCGCCGTTCCCATAGGCTAAAGCCCCGGCGTGTACGCGCCTCGAGCGGGATCAGGCCTTCGGCCTGGAGATGGCGGATGACCTCAAGCTCGGTCTGCGCCTCGCGCTCGCCCTCGATCAGCTCGCCATCGGGTTTGACGGCCTTGTAGAAAAACTTGGGCATAATGTGGGAGCCCTATGTAGTTTTCTCAGACGCGGCGGCTCAATCTTGCTCTCTAGCGCCCCTGAATGCGCCCGGGAGCCTCTGTA
It encodes the following:
- a CDS encoding type II secretion system F family protein; translated protein: MPKFFYKAVKPDGELIEGEREAQTELEVIRHLQAEGLIPLEARTRRGFSLWERRPRRHLSQKEIGLITRELATLLEAGMTLDRSLQILIDLTSQEHLARVLTDLQTRVRGGASFSSALESQDRQFPPLYINMVRAGEASGALEQVLDRLADYLERLAELRQTVISALVYPSILLIVAGLSVILLLVFVVPQFTVLFQDMGAALPLPTRIVVAAGDLFRNYWWAMLCALALIAILLERWLQTPEVRRRLDHWVLELPLFGDLVWKMETARLCHTLSVLLKNGLPLLNALNLAKEVVGNQKLFGLLTETSDDLKHGRGLAGPLAKRQALPELALQMIRVGEESASLDAMLAKVASLYERETRASIQRLLTLLEPVLIIGLGVIVAGIILSILLAILGANELVV